The stretch of DNA CGGTGCGAAAATCCTCGCGCCGATCAGACCAACGCAGACCACCGCGAGCGACTTTACCCCCACGCAAATGCACCCCTTCAAGCTGAGGTGAATATACGAATATTTCACACATAGGTACTGGCTGCGGCATGAAACTCAGTTGGGGCGAGGCAATTTTAAGCGCCAGATAGGGTTTGCTTAGACCCGCATGCTGCTGAAAAAAATTTGTGCGCAAAGTAGCGCGGACTGATTGCACAAAGCCAGTCAATATTCGTTCTTCATCAATATTGGGCAGTACTTTTGCCGCTTGCTCGATCTCTTCGAGGACGATCTCGGCAACCCCTTCCTGCGATTCATCGGGGTGATGCAGCATAGAAAACGCATTAACTAATTGCTTGCTATAGCTTGGATATTTCAAAAGGCAGTCCGCAATCGTTTCAACACCATACTTGAAAGCAACCTGCTTTAAAAACCGTGCGTAGGCACGCAGGATCAATACTTCACGCCAAGCCAAGCCGGCGAGCAATGTAAGGCGATTGAAGCTATCGTTCTCTGCCTGGCCATTAAAGAGTGCAATAAAACTATCCATCATTCGTTGTCGCTCTGTTGGCGATTCAAGCGATGCCCCGGGGGGCAGACGAATACCGATATCCATGATTGATAGGGGCTCGTGATCTGAAGTCACAACGGGATAGGGGCGCTCATCCAGAACCCTTAGGCCTAAATTTTCCAGCAAAGGCAGGCAGTCAGATAATTCAATTGCATGCTGGCGATATAATTTGAAACGCCATATAGTGGGATCCAATGAATTGGCAGCACTGAGCGAGACCGCAAAGTGTTCACGCTGGCTTTGTTCCAACGCATCAATATCATGCACCGCGATACGCGGCGAAAAATCCGCACAATATGCCGCACTAAAGCCACTTTGATATTTTTGATATAGCCGCGCGCCTTTTTCCTCTCCGTGAATATGAATTAATTCTCTTTTGAGGCCATCGGTCCAGCGTTGAGCCAAATTGGCAATCTCTTGCTCTATCAAACTGGCATCATAAGCACCACGTACACCAACCGGGCGACGAATTAGGTAGTGAAGACGTGCTAGCGGAGCCTCACCAAGCAGCACGGTATATTCAGCACTGGTGCCAGCCAATTTCTCAAGCAGCAGCGTTTCGATTTTGATGCGGACTTCGGTACTGTAGTTATCCCGCGGCACGAAAACCATTACAGATACATATCGTTGGTATATGTCGTCACGGAAAAAGACACGAACTCTCGATCGCTCATGCAATGAAACAATGCCCAAGGCGATTCGGGTTAGCTCAGGAACCTCGATTTCGATTAATTCATCTCGTGGATAAGTTTCTAACGTATTAAGCAGGGCTTTCCCGCGATAGCCAGATAGGTCAGCCCCACTATTTTGAACAACATGCTCGATTTTTTGTCGCAGAATTGGAATTTGCCGCGGCGGGGTAGAGTAAGCGCTGGCGGAGTACAGGCCTACGATTCTAGTCTCCCCAAGCAATTGCCCTGTTTGATCCAGCGTCCTTACTAAAATTGTATCTAGATAAGCAGGGCGGTGAATAATCGAGCGTCGATCGGATTTGGTTAGCATGACCACGCGATTATTCGCGTAGGCGATGTCACGTTGCTCTTGACTCAGGCTAGACCAAATGCGCGACACCACATCACTTCCACCATGATCTCGCAATACCCCAAGGCCACTGCCAGCTTGCAATAGCAGCTCGCCCGCAACGAATTTGTACTTCCTGAGCCCAAGAAATACGAAATGCCCATCTAACAGCCATTCTAAATAAGCCGCAGCTTCTTTGACATTCGAAGTTGAGTCGGCTAATTCCCCCGATCGCAACTCTTGCAAAGTCTGCTCAACTCCGCCGAGCATTTTGCTCCAATCTGCCACCGACGCTGCAATCGCGCTTAATGCTTGTTCAATTTGTTGCTGCAAGGTAGTCAAAAGCGCGGGGTCACTAATCCGATTGAGCTCAAAGTGCATCCACGATTCTTTGGTAGCACCGACTTGCAACTGGCTAACGGTACCATTGGCATCTCTTGATAGAGGTATTACAGGATGTATTACCGCCAAAGCATTGTACTTCAATGCGTTAAGCGCCATACCTACCGAGTCCACTAGAAATGGCATATCCTCATGCACGATTTCTATCACCGTATGTGCGCATTGCCAACCGTGCTCTGCTTGGCTCGGATTGTAGATTCTGAGTAATGCTTCACCCTCGGGACGGCACTGGCCAAAACGCCAATGGGCTAATAATGCGCCTCCCCAATCTTCAATTGGACGCTCCTGCCACTCATCTATCGGCATATCACCGAAGTACATTTCAGCGATCTGTTGGCTATTACTTAAGCCATGTTGCTCCAACCAAGCAACCAGCTTTGACAAATGCTGCAAATTACTCATGACATTAACCTTTGAGAAGGATGTATTTGCACTCTAGTTCTTGCCGCGCAAATTCTCTACTAGGATTAAAACCTAGTAGATTTGGCATTCATTGCGCGAAATAGCTGTTCGCCGACGCTAATCAGTGACTAACGGTCAAGCTTTGTATATTATTATTTGCTAATATATGGCAATAGTACCCAAAGTAGGTGATGTCATGACACACGCACTCCCCAGTGAAAACACACACAAGCCCAGCGCTAGGGTTAGGCTCGACCCCACCCTAGCCGCTTGCAGGGATTTGGCCGTTAAGATGCTCACCGAATCGCTTGAACAATTCTTTACCAAGCTGGAAGAAACCTATTTCGAGCTAGCTGATAAATCTTTCGACAGCAAACTGCGTAATGATTATTTTGCGGCCAGAATCGAGACGCACAATAAACGTGACTTGTTAGGCCAGAATTTCCGCGCATATCTGAATGCTGCTTTTGAGAAAAGCCTGAAAACCGACTCAGACCAAAAATTTTATTATGTAAACGCTGATCCCGATCAATTGAGCCTGGTTGCGAATGATGAGTACGAAGAAAGTCTTACCACGGATCGAGTTGTTAACAGTATTAAAAGCAAAGGCGGGGAAGAATTAAATCAACTTGAAATGCGTTTTGCTCGCCTGTTGTCTGCACAAGACGATGAAGCAGAACTCAATCCAATGTCCCCAGAAGCAATTTGTGAGGCATTTTTGCAAGCCTGCAAGCAACTGGAAACGGGTGTTGATGCACGGCTGGTCGCAATGCAGACATTTGAACGTGAACTCTCCAGTCAGGTTGCCAAAGTCTATCATCAAGTCAATCAGTATCTGATTACTCAAAATGTGCAGCCTTTGCAGCGAAATGCCCGCACAGTAAAAGGTAGCAACAACTCTTCAGCCGCAAGCAATAACGAGCACATCGCCACAGACAAAACTCAAGCTGGGGTTTCCACAAGAGCTAGTGATTTAGCCAATCATTTTGCAAAGCTATCGCAATCTCAAGCACCAGACGTTCAAGCAGATGAGGAATACTCATCGAACGGTTGGTTGCCTTTTTTGGATTTGCTGCAGCGAAAAGCGCCACCGTCAGCCGCGCTGTCCGATGAAGCAGGGCAACCGCTTACGCACAACCTACTAGGTATGTTGCGCGATACAGGCTGGGCGAAACAACTGCCTCAGCTTGATGCAATGACACTAGAGCTAGTTGCAATGCTGTTTGATCACATCTTTGAGGATGCTCGATTATCCCCATCGATGAAAAGTTTGATTGGCCGGCTACAAATACCGGTATTAAAAGTTGGCATGCTGGATGCAGAGTTTTTCTCTAAGAAAAACCATCCTGCTCGGCAATTTCTTGACGAGCTAGCCAACACGTCAATTGAGAATGAAGCTCTAGATCTTGGTACACCAAGATATGAAGCCTTGGCGCTGATCGTAAATGATGTTCTGAAACAATACGATAGAGACATCAATGTATTTATTACTGCACTGGAGCAATTAAGACAGCTCAATATTCAATACGAAGAGCAAGCGGCAGCGGTGTTAGCTGAGGAAGTCGATGAACTTGCAACGCGAGAGCTAGAAGAACTTGCGCACGTAACAGCGGAGCATTTTATTTTGCAACGCCTAACGGCATATCAAGCAATCCCGGCAACGATCACCACATTCTTAAAAGGGCAATGGCAGCCTGCATTGACACGCGCGTATGGCTTGCAAGGAGAAAACGAGCCCGAATTCATTCGGCGCGTTCAAGCCATGGATGATTTGCTGTGGAGCATTCAACCGAAAACTAGCGCTGACGAGCGCTTTAAAATGGTAAATATGCTACCTAATATGCTCAAAACTATCGAAGATGGTTTGAACAGCATTTCAATTAGTAAGGCTGATTCGCAAATATTTTTCTCCGAACTTGTACAGTGCCATGCAGCAGCAATCCGCAACGGTATCAAACCTGCGCCCCCCCTCAATACTACGCCTGAAGCTGCACCATTAATACTGGAGCAAACTCACCCAGAAATGCAGCAAAGCGCTCCCGACATCAATGAAGAATTGGAGCTCGATTATCATTTTGATCAAGAAGAAGAGCAGCAAGAGGCTGCGCCAACTTCGATCCTGCCAGAAAAAGGGGAATGGGTTGAGTGGCTTGATGATGAGAGCAGGGTTGTGCGCCTGAGATTGTCTTGGGTCAGCCCTCAACAAACTCGCTACCTATTTACCAATAGAGACACTAAAGGTCTAGCCTTCCTAAAAGCAGAAGTCGAAGAGGTCATACGTTCAGGCCGCATGACAAGACTAGCACTGGAAGGCTCATTAACTGATCGGGCGATCCGCAATTTGATGCAGGATCTTGCGTAAAAATACGGCAAAGGGTCGCGATTAACTAATCGCAACCCCGAGAGTGTTAAACCGAATCAATAGCTTTTTTCAGATCATGAATTGCGGTGCTGAGCTGATCCTGAAAATGGGCTTCCGCTAGCAATGCACTTGATACATCCTCCAGCCCATCATGAATAATCGACATCAACGATGCCTCTTGGCGCTCAGTCAGCTGCAAACCAACTAAAGCTTCTTCTACCCGCATCATTACATTAGTTAAAATGATCGATGCAGAAGCTCGGCCTGTGCGCTGTAGGTCATCAATATTTGCCATTGTTGTTGTCAACGCCTTGATGGTTTCTTCAATCGCAGTGCCTCGATTCTGCGATTGGCTTGAGGTAATAATGGCCTCCAGCCGTACTTCGGCAGCTTCGATCATCATAGCCAAATGATCACGCAAACGCCCGCAGCGCTCAGGATCATCAATCGGCATATTGCTAATTAAGGTACGCACATGCGGGTAACTAATCGACATACGGGTTTTAAACTGAGTAATGCGATCCATAGACGCCATATGCCGCACAATTGAAGCTTCCAGCTCACTTGCAGGGCCATGCTTGCCTACCAAAATACTTTCGCCATTCGGTAGCAACAACTCAACAATGCAATCAACCTCAAACATAGCCTGACCATGCACGATGGCATCGGCCAGCTCCCGCGCAGTTTTACAAAAATTGAATTTCTTAAGCCCCTCAAGCAGCACGCCGGTTTCACTCATGCTTGTCATTGCCAGCATGGCGGTATTGGTGGCGTATTGACTTTGGCTTTTTAATTGTTGCCGCTCCTCGACTAAACGCAGCACGTTGGCTACTTTAGCCTCAAGTACTCGCGGGTTGATCGGTTTGGCCATATAGTCCTCACCACCAACCTCAAACCCCTGCAGACGATCCTCAATACGATCCAGTGCTGATAAAAACAAAACGGGAATTTCCGCCAGATCAAAGTCTTCTTTTAATTGGCGACATAATTCATAACCATCCATTTCTGGCATCTGGACATCGGCGATAATCAGTTTCGGGTGATGAAGTTGGGCCTGCTCCAAACCTAATCGCCCAGACTCTGCCGTAATGATCTTGCACGTATCAAATAATGCATCATGCAAAAAATCGAGCATAAATAAATCATCGTCAACAATTAATACCAGTGGTTTTTCTTCGTTGCTCATACGATTAGATCCTAAAAAATGCTGCAATTAATTTTGCTGTTCCCACACTTGTTTCCATGCAATAAATTCATCTGCTGGCATTGGCTTAGCGATTAAATAACCTTGCACTTCATGACACCCGGCTGACACAACCAAATCCCAATCTTCCTGTGTTTCAACCCCCTCGGCAACCAAATTCAATTTAAATTTGGTTCCCAGCATCACACTATGCTCAAGTATGGTTTGGGCTGATTGATTAGCACTTGCGCCACGCACAAAGGCCTGGTCAATTTTTAACTCAGTAAAAGGCGTCTGCAGCAAGTGTTCCATGGTTGAAAAACCTGTACCGAAATCATCAATCGATAAACCAAAACCTTTAATGCGCAAGCGAGTCAAAATATCAAGACTTAATACATAATCGTGTGACAATTGCGTCTCGGTAATTTCCAAAGTAATTGATTCTGCGGCAATGCCGTTTTGCTCTAATACCTCGGCAAAAAGCTCTGGTAACTCCAGTCGATGCAAATTATCCATTGAGACATTGACTGATAGCTTGATCGATTCACCACTGTCTTGCCATTGCTTTAGCTGTTGTACCGCCTGCCGCAAAACCGTAAAAGTCAGGTCATCAATTAGGCCAAGCTGTTCAATCGCTGGCACAAACAAGCTCGGATTGAGCAAGCCTCGTGTTGGATGGCGCCAACGCGCCAAACACTCGGCCCCAACCACACGATGATCGGAAGTCCTCACCTTGGGCTGGTAATACAATTCAACTGCATTTTCGGCCAACCCTCGCTGCAGTTCGACCAAATCCAAAATGGCAGTATCAATTTGCAAGCTAGCAGCACTTAATTGCTCGGTATTTAATTTATCTTCGGTCAGTAGGCGCGCCAAGTCTGCCTTTTTTACTGGCTTACTCAATGCGCCATGTATATTTAATTGGAATGATTTACCTAGCTTTTCGGTTGCTTTAAGTACAGTGCTATCCATGCCCGATAAAATTGCAACTTGACCTCGATAATTTTTTTGACCGAGCAACCTCAGGAAAGCAACACCATCCATGTCGGGCATTTGCAAATCACACAAAATCCAATCTGGCTGTTGTAACTGCTCTAGTTGTGCCAGTGCTGCATGACCATCCAGGCATCGTGTGACATGTACCAGTGATAGATCGCTAAGATGTTGCGAGAGCAATTCCAGCGTAAATTCATCGTCATCAATAAGCATGATGCGCAAATTTGGGTCCAAACCGGTGGTAATTGGTTGCAACATCTGATTGGTCTGGTCGGAGTCCAATAAACCCTGCTCATGCAGGTATTTTTGAGTGTTCTCAAACAATATTTGCAAAGAGGCGATGGTGTGGCTAGCCACTTGGGAATCAATCGGTGTGTGGTGCGTATCGAGCGACTCCAGTAAATCGCCCAGTTTAGTTGCGCCGACGGTACGTGCAATCGATTTAAGCCGATGGCATTCGGCCGGTATCTTTTGACTAGCATTGTTCTGCCATAGCTGCGAAATATGCTGTAAACCTTCTTGCATCGCGGCTGCGAATTTGGCGAGGTATTTTCGCTGCCGATCGATATTGCCACCGAGCATACTTTCCAGGACTTGCAAATCGATCAAATGATTGTCCATCTCATTGAGAGTGGGGGTATCGATCTGCGCCCCTTCTGCGTCAATGCATCCAAGCCAATACGCTAGGGCGTGATATAAACGCTCAGCTTGAATTGGCTTGCCGATAAAATCATTCATGCCCGCATCAAGACAACGCTGACGATTTTCGCTTGATACATTGGCTGTCATTGCCAGAATCGGCAATCCATCATATTCAGGAAAAGAGCGGAGAATCTGGCAAGCAGTGAAACCATCCATTTCAGGCATTTGCACGTCCATTAACACCGCATCAAATGATTGTTTTTTAACCAGATCAATAGCTTGCCGTCCATCGTTGGCAATTACCACCTCGATGCCTACCTCGCGTAAAAACTCTTCTCCGACTTGTTGGTTAAATGGGTGGTCATCGACCAGCAATACGGACTTACCTGTTAGTAAAGAGGCGTAGTCGAGTGGATGGTCTTGCTTAGGCTGTACAGGCTCCAGCGCAGCATCGGCAACAGGCAAGGCAATTGCAAAGCTAAACTCACTGCCATGATGAAGCTGGCTATTGAGCTGTAATTCCCCACCCATTAAGTTAACCAATTGACGGCTAATCGCCAAACCTAAACCACTACCACCATATTTGCGGGTTGTTGAGTTATCCGCTTGCTGAAAAGATTGAAACAGCCGTGTTTGCGCTCCGGGGGAAATACCGATCCCAGTATCGCGAACACAAAAATAGGTGAGATGCTCATCTTTAGCCGTTTTACCTTGAGTCACGAGTAGCTGAACTTTGCCGTGCTCAGTGAATTTGACTGCATTCGTTAGTAGGTTGAGCAATACCTGTTTTATGCGCAGAGCATCACCGTGTATATTGCGCGGCACTTCTGATGACAGTGACACCTCAAAGCTCAAATCTTTTTCTAACGCTTTGGGTTCAACAATATCTTTAATTTCATTGAGCAAGCAATTGAGCGAAAAATCGGATAAATCCAATTCAAGTTTACCCGCCTCAATTTTAGAAAAATCCAAGATATCATTGATGAGGCCGAGCAAATGATTACCCGAACTACTGATTTTTTCCAAATAATCACGCTGTTTCGCGTTTAACTCGGTTTGCTGTGCCAAATGAGCCATGCCCAACACGCTATTGAGCGGCGTACGGATTTCGTGGCTCATATTTGCAACGAATGCACTTTTTGCGCGATTGGCAGACTCCGCCTGCAAGCGAGCGGTTTCCAGCTCTTGCGTTCTTTGTTTGACCCGCTCCTCCAAGGTAGCAGTCAGTTGCAGCATATTTTCTTCGTACTCTTTGCGATCGGTGATATCGCGCACCATCGCGGTATAGATTGGGTTTCCATAGTTTTCAGAAAAAGAAATTGACA from Chitinibacter fontanus encodes:
- a CDS encoding NAD-glutamate dehydrogenase, with protein sequence MSNLQHLSKLVAWLEQHGLSNSQQIAEMYFGDMPIDEWQERPIEDWGGALLAHWRFGQCRPEGEALLRIYNPSQAEHGWQCAHTVIEIVHEDMPFLVDSVGMALNALKYNALAVIHPVIPLSRDANGTVSQLQVGATKESWMHFELNRISDPALLTTLQQQIEQALSAIAASVADWSKMLGGVEQTLQELRSGELADSTSNVKEAAAYLEWLLDGHFVFLGLRKYKFVAGELLLQAGSGLGVLRDHGGSDVVSRIWSSLSQEQRDIAYANNRVVMLTKSDRRSIIHRPAYLDTILVRTLDQTGQLLGETRIVGLYSASAYSTPPRQIPILRQKIEHVVQNSGADLSGYRGKALLNTLETYPRDELIEIEVPELTRIALGIVSLHERSRVRVFFRDDIYQRYVSVMVFVPRDNYSTEVRIKIETLLLEKLAGTSAEYTVLLGEAPLARLHYLIRRPVGVRGAYDASLIEQEIANLAQRWTDGLKRELIHIHGEEKGARLYQKYQSGFSAAYCADFSPRIAVHDIDALEQSQREHFAVSLSAANSLDPTIWRFKLYRQHAIELSDCLPLLENLGLRVLDERPYPVVTSDHEPLSIMDIGIRLPPGASLESPTERQRMMDSFIALFNGQAENDSFNRLTLLAGLAWREVLILRAYARFLKQVAFKYGVETIADCLLKYPSYSKQLVNAFSMLHHPDESQEGVAEIVLEEIEQAAKVLPNIDEERILTGFVQSVRATLRTNFFQQHAGLSKPYLALKIASPQLSFMPQPVPMCEIFVYSPQLEGVHLRGGKVARGGLRWSDRREDFRTEVLGLVKAQMVKNTVIVPVGSKGGFIVKNPPLDRDALLAAGTRCYQTFIGGLLDLTDNLRDGQIIPPTNVRRRDGDDPYLVVAADKGTATFSDIANQIAQEYGFWLDDAFASGGSVGYDHKKMGITARGAWVSVERSFRELGLDTRKEPFSVVGIGDMSGDVFGNGLLRSPCAKLVAAFDHRHIFIDPAPDLAISFAERNRLFVLPRSSWADYNPALISKGGGVWPRSAKTIALSTEIKGMLGVEADQLEPSVLIQAILKAPVDLLYNGGIGTYVKASSQSHAEANDRGNDAVRIDGRDLRCRVVAEGGNLGFTQLGRVEYAAQGGRIYTDAIDNSAGVDCSDHEVNIKILLGKLIASGDLTLKQRNEILVSMTEDVGLQVLRDNELQTLAISLEHQQAHSLLSVHTRLMSHLEKAGKLSRRIEYLPDDSALAERQAAGLGLYRPELAVLLAYAKIVLNQDLLAESLIDNPHWDGVLVEYFPSLLSARFPTAIASHPLRREIIATILTNHIVNRFGLSAVYRLQEETECSASCVVEAFYIAEQLLNSESLAQEVEALDARAPAEVQIELLLQIRRYTERVARWLLMHPLNAAESDHLHTSAALTLPLAPEWLAASPRHQEQKSLLLNVGVPADLAMKVLLLQEIQPLLEMARYGNDTGQLADRLKLHLALAEQLQLTWLHGAIEQLPRANRWQTLARMAVRDDLAAFQTLLTQQVWQQGQNEQCLQVWLDSNRLTIERILAMFAELRSCTPDLAMISAAVRELRQRLCAA
- a CDS encoding DUF1631 family protein, producing the protein MTHALPSENTHKPSARVRLDPTLAACRDLAVKMLTESLEQFFTKLEETYFELADKSFDSKLRNDYFAARIETHNKRDLLGQNFRAYLNAAFEKSLKTDSDQKFYYVNADPDQLSLVANDEYEESLTTDRVVNSIKSKGGEELNQLEMRFARLLSAQDDEAELNPMSPEAICEAFLQACKQLETGVDARLVAMQTFERELSSQVAKVYHQVNQYLITQNVQPLQRNARTVKGSNNSSAASNNEHIATDKTQAGVSTRASDLANHFAKLSQSQAPDVQADEEYSSNGWLPFLDLLQRKAPPSAALSDEAGQPLTHNLLGMLRDTGWAKQLPQLDAMTLELVAMLFDHIFEDARLSPSMKSLIGRLQIPVLKVGMLDAEFFSKKNHPARQFLDELANTSIENEALDLGTPRYEALALIVNDVLKQYDRDINVFITALEQLRQLNIQYEEQAAAVLAEEVDELATRELEELAHVTAEHFILQRLTAYQAIPATITTFLKGQWQPALTRAYGLQGENEPEFIRRVQAMDDLLWSIQPKTSADERFKMVNMLPNMLKTIEDGLNSISISKADSQIFFSELVQCHAAAIRNGIKPAPPLNTTPEAAPLILEQTHPEMQQSAPDINEELELDYHFDQEEEQQEAAPTSILPEKGEWVEWLDDESRVVRLRLSWVSPQQTRYLFTNRDTKGLAFLKAEVEEVIRSGRMTRLALEGSLTDRAIRNLMQDLA
- a CDS encoding response regulator codes for the protein MSNEEKPLVLIVDDDLFMLDFLHDALFDTCKIITAESGRLGLEQAQLHHPKLIIADVQMPEMDGYELCRQLKEDFDLAEIPVLFLSALDRIEDRLQGFEVGGEDYMAKPINPRVLEAKVANVLRLVEERQQLKSQSQYATNTAMLAMTSMSETGVLLEGLKKFNFCKTARELADAIVHGQAMFEVDCIVELLLPNGESILVGKHGPASELEASIVRHMASMDRITQFKTRMSISYPHVRTLISNMPIDDPERCGRLRDHLAMMIEAAEVRLEAIITSSQSQNRGTAIEETIKALTTTMANIDDLQRTGRASASIILTNVMMRVEEALVGLQLTERQEASLMSIIHDGLEDVSSALLAEAHFQDQLSTAIHDLKKAIDSV